One part of the Arabidopsis thaliana chromosome 1 sequence genome encodes these proteins:
- the RLP12 gene encoding receptor like protein 12 (receptor like protein 12 (RLP12); INVOLVED IN: signal transduction, defense response; LOCATED IN: endomembrane system; EXPRESSED IN: 7 plant structures; EXPRESSED DURING: LP.04 four leaves visible, petal differentiation and expansion stage; CONTAINS InterPro DOMAIN/s: Leucine-rich repeat, typical subtype (InterPro:IPR003591), Leucine-rich repeat-containing N-terminal domain, type 2 (InterPro:IPR013210), Leucine-rich repeat (InterPro:IPR001611); BEST Arabidopsis thaliana protein match is: receptor like protein 11 (TAIR:AT1G71390.1); Has 137756 Blast hits to 35291 proteins in 1265 species: Archae - 48; Bacteria - 8234; Metazoa - 34067; Fungi - 1669; Plants - 82756; Viruses - 14; Other Eukaryotes - 10968 (source: NCBI BLink).), which yields MMIRSHRHWVFSSRIIIFLSLLVHSLASSSPHFCRDDQRDALLEFRGEFPINASWHIMNQWRGPWNKSTDCCLWNGVTCNDKSGQVISLDIPNTFLNNYLKTNSSLFKLQYLRHLDLTNCNLYGEIPSSLGNLSHLTLVNLYFNKFVGEIPASIGNLNQLRHLILANNVLTGEIPSSLGNLSRLVNLELFSNRLVGKIPDSIGDLKQLRNLSLASNNLIGEIPSSLGNLSNLVHLVLTHNQLVGEVPASIGNLIELRVMSFENNSLSGNIPISFANLTKLSIFVLSSNNFTSTFPFDMSIFHNLEYFDVSYNSFSGPFPKSLLLIPSLESIYLQENQFTGPIEFANTSSSTKLQDLILGRNRLHGPIPESISRLLNLEELDISHNNFTGAIPPTISKLVNLLHLDLSKNNLEGEVPACLWRLNTMVLSHNSFSSFENTSQEEALIEELDLNSNSFQGPIPYMICKLSSLGFLDLSNNLFSGSIPSCIRNFSGSIKELNLGDNNFSGTLPDIFSKATELVSLDVSHNQLEGKFPKSLINCKALELVNVESNKIKDIFPSWLESLPSLHVLNLRSNKFYGPLYHRHASIGFQSLRIIDISHNNFSGTLPPYYFSNWKDMTTLTEEMDQYMTEFWRYADSYYHEMEMVNKGVDMSFERIRRDFRAIDFSGNKINGNIPESLGYLKELRVLNLSGNAFTSVIPRFLANLTKLETLDISRNKLSGQIPQDLAALSFLSYMNFSHNLLQGPVPRGTQFQRQKCSSFLDNPGLYGLEDICRDTGALNPTSQLPEDLSEAEENMFNWVAAAIAYGPGVLCGLVIGHFYTSHNHEWFTEKFGRKQHKALTSVKCSL from the coding sequence ATGATGATCCGAAGCCATCGTCATTGGGTTTTTTCTAGTCGTATTATCATCTTTCTCTCCCTCCTTGTTCACTctctagcttcttcttcgccCCACTTTTGCCGTGATGACCAGAGAGATGCTCTTTTGGAATTCAGAGGCGAGTTTCCGATAAATGCGTCATGGCATATTATGAATCAATGGAGAGGTCCGTGGAATAAGAGCACTGATTGTTGTCTTTGGAATGGAGTCACTTGCAATGATAAATCTGGTCAGGTAATATCACTCGACATTCCTAACACCTTTCTCAACAACTATTTGAAAACCAACAGTAGCCTTTTTAAACTCCAATATCTTCGTCACCTAGACCTTACGAATTGCAATCTCTACGGAGAGATTCCTTCTTCACTAGGAAACCTTTCTCATCTCACACTTGTTAACCTTTACTTTAATAAGTTTGTTGGAGAAATTCCGGCTTCAATCGGCAATCTAAACCAGCTTAGACACCTTATCCTTGCTAATAACGTCCTTACAGGAGAGATTCCTTCTTCACTAGGAAACCTTTCTCGTCTCGTAAACCTTGAGCTTTTTTCTAATAGATTGGTTGGTAAGATTCCAGATTCAATAGGAGATCTAAAGCAGCTAAGAAACCTTAGCCTTGCGTCTAACAATCTCATAGGCGAGATTCCTTCTTCCTTAGGAAACCTTTCTAATCTCGTACATCTTGTTCTTACGCATAATCAATTGGTAGGTGAAGTTCCTGCCTCCATAGGAAATCTAATCGAACTAAGAGTTATGTCATTTGAAAACAATAGCTTAAGTGGCAACATTCCTATTTCCTTCGCCAATTTAACAAAGCTTTCTATATTTGTCCTCAGCTCTAATAACTTCACATCCACGTTTCCATTTGACATGAGTATATTCCACAACTTGGAGTACTTTGATGTTTCTTATAACTCATTTAGCGGGCCTTTTCCTAAATCTCTGTTATTGATTCCTTCCTTAGAATCTATTTATCTGCAAGAAAACCAATTTACGGGACCTATAGAGTTTGCAAATACATCTTCATCAACTAAGCTTCAGGACCTAATCCTTGGTCGTAACAGACTCCATGGCCCAATCCCGGAATCTATATCTAGACTTCTCAACCTTGAAGAGCTAGATATCAGCCACAACAACTTTACTGGGGCAATCCCTCCAACTATATCAAAGCTAGTCAACCTCCTTCATCTTGATCTTTCCAAGAACAATTTGGAAGGTGAAGTACCAGCTTGCTTATGGAGATTGAATACAATGGTGCTTTCTCACAATTCTTTCAGCAGTTTTGAAAACACTTCACAAGAGGAAGCACTGATCGAAGAGTTGGATTTGAATTCAAATTCATTCCAAGGACCAATTCCTTATATGATCTGCAAGCTTAGTTCGTTAGGCTTTCTAGATTTGTCCAACAATCTCTTCAGCGGCTCGATTCCTTCATGTATAAGGAACTTCAGTGGTTCTATTAAAGAGCTAAATTTGGGGGACAACAACTTCAGTGGAACTCTTCCAGATATATTTTCCAAAGCTACCGAGTTGGTATCATTAGACGTTAGTCACAACCAGCTGGAGGGAAAGTTTCCAAAGTCTTTGATCAATTGCAAAGCTTTGGAACTTGTGAATGTGGAAAGCAACAAAATCAAGGATATATTTCCATCATGGTTGGAATCTCTACCGTCATTACATGTTCTCAACCTCAGATCAAACAAGTTCTATGGGCCGTTGTATCATCGACATGCATCTATTGGGTTTCAGAGTTTAAGGATCATCGATATATCACACAATAACTTCAGTGGAACTCTCCCACCTTACTATTTTTCCAACTGGAAAGACATGACCACATTAACAGAAGAAATGGACCAGTACATGACAGAGTTTTGGAGATATGCTGATAGCTATTACCATGAGATGGAAATGGTGAATAAAGGAGTTGATATGAGCTTTGAGCGGATCCGAAGAGACTTCAGAGCCATTGATTTTTctggaaacaaaatcaatggtAATATCCCTGAATCCCTTGGCTATTTGAAAGAACTGCGGGTTCTCAACTTGTCAGGTAACGCATTCACAAGCGTCATCCCACGATTCTTGGCGAATTTGACAAAGCTGGAGACATTAGACATATCCCGTAATAAGCTGTCAGGTCAAATCCCTCAAGATCTTGCTGCACTCTCTTTTCTGTCATACATGAACTTCTCCCATAACCTTCTCCAAGGTCCAGTGCCACGAGGCACACAGTTTCAAAGGCAGAAATGTTCTTCATTCTTGGACAACCCTGGACTCTACGGTCTCGAAGATATTTGTAGGGATACTGGTGCCTTGAATCCTACATCGCAGCTACCCGAGGACTTGTCAGAGGCTGAGGAAAACATGTTCAACTGGGTAGCAGCTGCAATAGCCTATGGACCTGGCGTGTTATGTGGATTGGTGATCGGACATTTCTACACTTCACACAATCATGAGTGGTTCACAGAAAAGTTTGgtagaaaacaacacaaagcCCTTACAAGTGTGAAGTGTTCTCTTTAA
- the RLP11 gene encoding receptor like protein 11 codes for MIDIIMTRSHCYWFYCIITIYFSFLIHSLASPSLHFCRHDQRDGLLKFRDEFPIFESKSSPWNKTTDCCSWDGVTCDDKSGQVISLDLRSTLLNSSLKTNSSLFRLQYLRHLDLSGCNLHGEIPSSLGNLSRLENLELSSNRLVGEIPYSIGNLKQLRNLSLGDNDLIGEIPSSLGNLSLLLDLDLWNNSLVGEVPASIGNLNELRVMSLDRNSLSGSIPISFTNLTKLSEFRIFFNNFTSLPSDLSGFHNLVTFDISANSFSGHFPKFLFSIPSLAWVSMDRNQFSGPIEFANISSSSKLQNLILTRNKLDGSIPESISKFLNLVLLDVAHNNISGPVPRSMSKLVSLRIFGFSNNKLEGEVPSWLWRLSSTMLSHNSFSSFEKIYSKETMIQVLDLSFNSFRGTFPVWICKLKGLHFLDLSNNLFNGSIPLCLRNFNLTGLILGNNKFSGTLPDIFANNTNLQSLDVSGNQLEGKFPKSLINCKGLHFVNVESNKIKDTFPSWLGSLPSLQVLILRSNDFYGPLYHPSMSIGFQGLRIIDISHNGFSGVLPPNFFSSWREMITLVHGSYEYIEDIQNYSLIYRSMEMVNKGVEMSFERIRQDFRAIDFSENRIYGEIPESIGCLEELRLLNLSGNAFTSDIPRVWENLTKLETLDLSRNKLSGQIPQDLGKLSFLSYMNFSHNRLQGPVPRGTQFQRQRCSSFLDNHRLYGLEDICEETHVPNPTSQPSEDLLDEEEKMFNWVAAAIAYGPGVFCGLVIGYIFTSHHHEWFTEKFGRKKIRVTTSAR; via the coding sequence ATGATAGATATAATAATGACTCGAAGCCATTGTTATTGGTTTTATTGTATTATTACCATATATTTCTCCTTCCTTATACACTCTCTAGCTTCTCCTTCGCTTCACTTTTGCCGCCACGACCAGAGGGATGGTCTTTTGAAATTCAGAGACGAGTTTCCGATCTTTGAGTCTAAATCAAGTCCGTGGAATAAGACCACCGATTGCTGTTCTTGGGACGGTGTCACGTGCGATGATAAATCTGGCCAGGTAATATCACTCGACCTTCGTAGCACCCTTCTCAACAGCTCTTTGAAAACCAACAGTAGTCTTTTTAGACTCCAATATCTTCGTCACCTAGACCTTTCTGGTTGCAATCTCCATGGAGAGATTCCTTCTTCACTAGGAAACCTTTCCCGTCTCGAAAATCTTGAGCTTTCTTCTAATAGATTGGTCGGTGAGATTCCGTATTCAATAGGGAACCTAAAGCAACTAAGAAACCTTAGCCTTGGGGATAACGATCTCATAGGAGAAATTCCTTCTTCCCTAGGAaacctttctcttctcttagaTCTTGACCTTTGGAATAATTCTTTGGTAGGTGAAGTTCCAGCTTCCATCGGAAACCTAAACGAACTAAGAGTCATGTCACTTGACCGTAACAGCTTAAGTGGCAGTATACCTATTTCATTTACTAACTTAACCAAACTTTCCGAGTTTAGAATCTTCTTTAACAACTTCACATCCCTTCCTTCTGACCTGAGTGGCTTCCACAACTTGGTGACGTTTGATATTAGTGCAAACTCATTTTCCGGGCATTTCCCTAAATTTTTGTTCTCGATTCCTTCGTTAGCATGGGTTTCTATGGATAGAAACCAATTCTCAGGACCTATAGAGTTTGCTAatatatcttcatcatctaaGCTTCAGAATCTAATCCTCACTCGTAACAAATTAGATGGCTCAATCCCTGAATCCATATCTAAGTTTCTCAACCTCGTACTGTTAGATGTTGCCCACAATAATATCAGTGGACCAGTCCCTAGGTCTATGTCAAAGTTAGTTAGCCTCCGTATCTTTGGTTTTTCCAACAACAAGTTGGAAGGTGAAGTACCAAGTTGGTTGTGGAGATTGTCTTCAACAATGCTTTCTCACAATTCTTTCAGcagttttgaaaaaatatattcaaaagaaacaatgatcCAAGTGTTGGATCTAAGTTTCAATTCCTTCCGAGGGACGTTTCCCGTTTGGATCTGCAAGCTGAAAGGGTTACACTTCTTAGATTTGTCCAACAATCTCTTCAACGGTTCGATTCCTTTATGTTTAAGGAACTTCAATCTTACGGGGCTAATTCTTGGAAACAACAAGTTCAGTGGAACTCTTCCGGACATATTTGCCAATAATACCAACTTACAATCATTGGACGTAAGTGGCAACCAGTTAGAGGGGAAGTTTCCAAAGTCTTTGATAAATTGCAAAGGTTTGCATTTTGTGAATGTTGAAAGCAACAAAATCAAGGATACGTTTCCATCTTGGTTGGGATCTCTACCATCTTTACAAGTTCTCATCCTAAGATCAAACGACTTCTATGGTCCGTTGTATCATCCCAGCATGTCCATTGGGTTTCAAGGTTTAAGAATCATCGATATATCACACAATGGCTTCTCTGGAGTACTCCCacctaactttttttctaGTTGGCGTGAAATGATTACATTAGTCCATGGAAGTTATGAATACATTGAAGATATTCAGAATTATTCTCTTATCTATCGCTCCATGGAAATGGTGAATAAAGGAGTAGAGATGAGTTTTGAGAGGATCCGACAAGACTTTAGAGCCATTGATTTTTCTGAAAACAGAATTTATGGCGAAATACCTGAATCCATTGGTTGTTTGGAGGAACTGCGTCTTCTCAACTTGTCAGGTAACGCTTTCACAAGCGATATCCCACGGGTCTGGGAAAATCTCACAAAGCTCGAGACGTTAGACCTATCACGTAACAAGTTGTCTGGTCAAATCCCACAAGATCTTGGTAAACTCTCCTTTCTGTCGTACATGAACTTCTCCCATAACCGTCTCCAAGGTCCAGTGCCACGAGGCACACAGTTTCAAAGGCAGAgatgttcttcatttttggACAACCATAGACTCTACGGTCTCGAAGATATCTGTGAGGAGACTCATGTCCCGAATCCTACATCACAACCATCCGAGGATTTGTTAGACGAGGAGGAAAAAATGTTCAACTGGGTAGCAGCTGCAATAGCATATGGACCTGGTGTATTTTGTGGTCTGGTGATCGGATACATCTTCACTTCACACCATCATGAGTGGTTTACGGAAAAGTTTGGTCggaaaaaaatcagagtaACCACAAGTGCTCGTTAA
- the RLP11 gene encoding receptor like protein 11 (receptor like protein 11 (RLP11); INVOLVED IN: signal transduction, defense response; LOCATED IN: endomembrane system; EXPRESSED IN: leaf whorl, stamen; EXPRESSED DURING: 4 anthesis, petal differentiation and expansion stage; CONTAINS InterPro DOMAIN/s: Leucine-rich repeat-containing N-terminal domain, type 2 (InterPro:IPR013210), Leucine-rich repeat (InterPro:IPR001611); BEST Arabidopsis thaliana protein match is: receptor like protein 12 (TAIR:AT1G71400.1); Has 113280 Blast hits to 31339 proteins in 1188 species: Archae - 38; Bacteria - 9392; Metazoa - 25624; Fungi - 1167; Plants - 68360; Viruses - 2; Other Eukaryotes - 8697 (source: NCBI BLink).) — MTRSHCYWFYCIITIYFSFLIHSLASPSLHFCRHDQRDGLLKFRDEFPIFESKSSPWNKTTDCCSWDGVTCDDKSGQVISLDLRSTLLNSSLKTNSSLFRLQYLRHLDLSGCNLHGEIPSSLGNLSRLENLELSSNRLVGEIPYSIGNLKQLRNLSLGDNDLIGEIPSSLGNLSLLLDLDLWNNSLVGEVPASIGNLNELRVMSLDRNSLSGSIPISFTNLTKLSEFRIFFNNFTSLPSDLSGFHNLVTFDISANSFSGHFPKFLFSIPSLAWVSMDRNQFSGPIEFANISSSSKLQNLILTRNKLDGSIPESISKFLNLVLLDVAHNNISGPVPRSMSKLVSLRIFGFSNNKLEGEVPSWLWRLSSTMLSHNSFSSFEKIYSKETMIQVLDLSFNSFRGTFPVWICKLKGLHFLDLSNNLFNGSIPLCLRNFNLTGLILGNNKFSGTLPDIFANNTNLQSLDVSGNQLEGKFPKSLINCKGLHFVNVESNKIKDTFPSWLGSLPSLQVLILRSNDFYGPLYHPSMSIGFQGLRIIDISHNGFSGVLPPNFFSSWREMITLVHGSYEYIEDIQNYSLIYRSMEMVNKGVEMSFERIRQDFRAIDFSENRIYGEIPESIGCLEELRLLNLSGNAFTSDIPRVWENLTKLETLDLSRNKLSGQIPQDLGKLSFLSYMNFSHNRLQGPVPRGTQFQRQRCSSFLDNHRLYGLEDICEETHVPNPTSQPSEDLLDEEEKMFNWVAAAIAYGPGVFCGLVIGYIFTSHHHEWFTEKFGRKKIRVTTSAR, encoded by the coding sequence ATGACTCGAAGCCATTGTTATTGGTTTTATTGTATTATTACCATATATTTCTCCTTCCTTATACACTCTCTAGCTTCTCCTTCGCTTCACTTTTGCCGCCACGACCAGAGGGATGGTCTTTTGAAATTCAGAGACGAGTTTCCGATCTTTGAGTCTAAATCAAGTCCGTGGAATAAGACCACCGATTGCTGTTCTTGGGACGGTGTCACGTGCGATGATAAATCTGGCCAGGTAATATCACTCGACCTTCGTAGCACCCTTCTCAACAGCTCTTTGAAAACCAACAGTAGTCTTTTTAGACTCCAATATCTTCGTCACCTAGACCTTTCTGGTTGCAATCTCCATGGAGAGATTCCTTCTTCACTAGGAAACCTTTCCCGTCTCGAAAATCTTGAGCTTTCTTCTAATAGATTGGTCGGTGAGATTCCGTATTCAATAGGGAACCTAAAGCAACTAAGAAACCTTAGCCTTGGGGATAACGATCTCATAGGAGAAATTCCTTCTTCCCTAGGAaacctttctcttctcttagaTCTTGACCTTTGGAATAATTCTTTGGTAGGTGAAGTTCCAGCTTCCATCGGAAACCTAAACGAACTAAGAGTCATGTCACTTGACCGTAACAGCTTAAGTGGCAGTATACCTATTTCATTTACTAACTTAACCAAACTTTCCGAGTTTAGAATCTTCTTTAACAACTTCACATCCCTTCCTTCTGACCTGAGTGGCTTCCACAACTTGGTGACGTTTGATATTAGTGCAAACTCATTTTCCGGGCATTTCCCTAAATTTTTGTTCTCGATTCCTTCGTTAGCATGGGTTTCTATGGATAGAAACCAATTCTCAGGACCTATAGAGTTTGCTAatatatcttcatcatctaaGCTTCAGAATCTAATCCTCACTCGTAACAAATTAGATGGCTCAATCCCTGAATCCATATCTAAGTTTCTCAACCTCGTACTGTTAGATGTTGCCCACAATAATATCAGTGGACCAGTCCCTAGGTCTATGTCAAAGTTAGTTAGCCTCCGTATCTTTGGTTTTTCCAACAACAAGTTGGAAGGTGAAGTACCAAGTTGGTTGTGGAGATTGTCTTCAACAATGCTTTCTCACAATTCTTTCAGcagttttgaaaaaatatattcaaaagaaacaatgatcCAAGTGTTGGATCTAAGTTTCAATTCCTTCCGAGGGACGTTTCCCGTTTGGATCTGCAAGCTGAAAGGGTTACACTTCTTAGATTTGTCCAACAATCTCTTCAACGGTTCGATTCCTTTATGTTTAAGGAACTTCAATCTTACGGGGCTAATTCTTGGAAACAACAAGTTCAGTGGAACTCTTCCGGACATATTTGCCAATAATACCAACTTACAATCATTGGACGTAAGTGGCAACCAGTTAGAGGGGAAGTTTCCAAAGTCTTTGATAAATTGCAAAGGTTTGCATTTTGTGAATGTTGAAAGCAACAAAATCAAGGATACGTTTCCATCTTGGTTGGGATCTCTACCATCTTTACAAGTTCTCATCCTAAGATCAAACGACTTCTATGGTCCGTTGTATCATCCCAGCATGTCCATTGGGTTTCAAGGTTTAAGAATCATCGATATATCACACAATGGCTTCTCTGGAGTACTCCCacctaactttttttctaGTTGGCGTGAAATGATTACATTAGTCCATGGAAGTTATGAATACATTGAAGATATTCAGAATTATTCTCTTATCTATCGCTCCATGGAAATGGTGAATAAAGGAGTAGAGATGAGTTTTGAGAGGATCCGACAAGACTTTAGAGCCATTGATTTTTCTGAAAACAGAATTTATGGCGAAATACCTGAATCCATTGGTTGTTTGGAGGAACTGCGTCTTCTCAACTTGTCAGGTAACGCTTTCACAAGCGATATCCCACGGGTCTGGGAAAATCTCACAAAGCTCGAGACGTTAGACCTATCACGTAACAAGTTGTCTGGTCAAATCCCACAAGATCTTGGTAAACTCTCCTTTCTGTCGTACATGAACTTCTCCCATAACCGTCTCCAAGGTCCAGTGCCACGAGGCACACAGTTTCAAAGGCAGAgatgttcttcatttttggACAACCATAGACTCTACGGTCTCGAAGATATCTGTGAGGAGACTCATGTCCCGAATCCTACATCACAACCATCCGAGGATTTGTTAGACGAGGAGGAAAAAATGTTCAACTGGGTAGCAGCTGCAATAGCATATGGACCTGGTGTATTTTGTGGTCTGGTGATCGGATACATCTTCACTTCACACCATCATGAGTGGTTTACGGAAAAGTTTGGTCggaaaaaaatcagagtaACCACAAGTGCTCGTTAA
- a CDS encoding ARM repeat superfamily protein has product MSINMKTFTQALARTAAVIEKTVHTTVQEVTGPKALQDYELLDQIGSAGPGLAWKLYAAKARDSTRPQQYPTVCVWMLDKRALSEARVRANLSKAAEDAFLDLIRADAGKLVRLRHPGVVHVVQALDENKNAMALVTEPLFASVANALGNVENVGNVPKDLKSMEMSLLEVKHGLLQISETLNFLHNNANLIHRAISPENVLITSAGSWKLAGFGFAISAAQAGNLDNMQSFHYSEYDVEDSILPVQPSLNYTAPELMRSKSPSAGASSDIFSFGCLAYHLVARKPLFDCNNNVKMYMNTLNYITNESFSSIPSELVSDLQRMLSTNESFRPTALDFTGSNFFRSDARLRALRFLDHLLERDNMQKSEFLKALSDMWKDFDSRVLRYKVLPPLCAELRNLVLQPIILPMVLTIAQSQDRTDFELITLPALVPVLSTASGDTLLLLVKHADLITNKTDSEHLVSHVLPLLLRAYNDNDVRIQEEVLKRSTSVAKQLDGQVVRQAILPRVHGLALKTTVAAVRVNALLCLAELVQTLDKPAAIEILETIQRCTAVDRSAPTLMCTLAVANAILKQYGVEFTAEHVLTLMMPLLTAQQLNVQQFAKYMLFVKDILRKIEEKRGVTVNDSGVPEVKPHSAANGLQFQSSTQIPEKVASAAKSSPAWDEDWGSPSKDSAVGNPASSRHNTNDQFNKSTDQSQPSIMSTLPNKTTAPTTCPAVDIEWPPRQSSSLTAPATDNQTQLNTGTSFASGFDELDPFANWPPRPNNGASVASTGLKNGAASNFSNNLPGGTHFQTANNDNWAFSSASLSSLKPPQQGNQGISANNQDPLNSFGVPKQSQGMPSFTSGSYNNQKPADISSIFGSSKTEPSAMKLAPPPSIAMGRGRGRGRGGTGTSTSKPSGSQPSLLDLL; this is encoded by the exons ATGTCgataaacatgaaaacatttaCTCAAGCTCTAGCTAGAACGGCTGCTGTGATTGAGAAGACGGTTCATACCACAGTACAGGAAGTTACGGGACCAAAGGCTCTTCAGGATTACGAGCTACTTGATCAGATCGGTTCCGCTGGTCCTGGTCTAGCTTGGAAGCTATACGCAGCTAAGGCGCGTGATTCCACGAGGCCACAGCAGTACCCGACGGTCTGTGTATGGATGCTTGATAAGCGTGCTTTGTCGGAGGCTCGTGTACGAGCGAATTTGTCTAAGGCAGCTGAAGATGCGTTTCTTGATCTGATTCGAGCTGATGCGGGGAAGCTGGTGAGGTTGAGGCATCCTGGTGTGGTTCATGTGGTGCAAGCGCTTGATGAGAATAAGAATGCTATGGCTTTAGTTACGGAGCCGCTTTTTGCTTCTGTGGCTAATGCGCTTGGTAATGTTGAGAATGTGGGTAATGTGCCGAAAGATCTGAAATCAATG GAGATGAGCTTGTTGGAGGTGAAGCATGGTCTGCTCCAGATTTCTGAGACACTGAACTTCTTACACAATAACGCAAATCTCATCCATCGAGCCATTTCTCCAGAG AATGTTCTTATTACTTCAGCTGGTTCTTGGAAGCTTGCCGGGTTTGGTTTTGCTATTTCAGCAGCACAGGCTGGGAATTTGGATAACATGCAATCGTTCCACTATTCT GAATACGACGTCGAGGATTCAATACTGCCAGTCCAGCCATCTCTAAATTACACTGCACCTGAACTGATGCGCAGCAAAAGTCCTTCAGCTGGAGCTTCGTCGgacatttttagttttggatgCCTTGCCTATCATTTAGTTGCTCGGAAACCGTTGTTTGACTGCAATAATAATGTCAAGATG TACATGAACACGTTGAACTATATAACAAATGAATCTTTCTCATCTATACCCTCGGAATTGGTATCTGATTTGCAAAGGATGCTATCAACGAACGAGTCCTTTAGACCAACAGCATTAGATTTCACAG GATCGAATTTTTTCCGAAGTGACGCTAGGTTACGTGCTCTCCGCTTCCTTGATCATTTGCTT GAAAGAGATAACATGCAAAAGTCCGAGTTCTTAAAAGCATTATCAGATATGTGGAAAGATTTTGATTCCCGTGTATTACGGTATAAG GTGCTTCCACCTCTTTGTGCGGAACTTAGGAATTTAGTTTTGCAACCAATAATCTTGCCAATGGTTCTAACTATAGCACAGTCTCAG GATAGAACTGACTTTGAGCTGATAACACTTCCGGCTCTTGTTCCTGTTCTGAGTACTGCTTCAGGAGATACATTACTGCTGCTTGTGAAACATGCAGATCTTATTACTAACAAG ACTGATAGTGAGCATCTTGTATCGCACGTCCTCCCTTTGCTTCTGCGAGCCTACAATGATAACGATGTCCGCATTCAGGAGGAAGTTCTTAAAAGATCCACATCTGTGGCTAAGCAACTCGATGGTCAG GTTGTGAGGCAAGCAATTTTGCCTCGTGTTCATGGCTTGGCTCTCAAAACTACAGTTGCTGCG GTCAGAGTAAATGCTTTGCTCTGCTTAGCTGAGTTGGTGCAAACGCTTGATAAGCCTGCCGCTATCGAAATTCTGGAAACAATTCAACGGTGTACTGCCGTAGATCGTTCTGCACCAACCCTAATGTGTACCCTTGCTGTGGCAAACGCAATCCTCAAACAG TATGGAGTTGAATTCACAGCAGAACATGTGCTTACCCTGATGATGCCGCTTCTCACTGCCCAACAACTGAACGTCCAACAGTTTGCCAAATATATGCTATTTGTCAAGGATATTCTCAG gaaaatagaggaaaaaagaGGAGTAACAGTGAACGATTCCGGAGTCCCAGAGGTGAAACCGCATTCTGCTGCCAATGGACTCCAGTTTCAGTCATCAACCCAAATACCTGAGAAGGTTGCTTCTGCAGCCAAGAGCAGTCCTGCATGGGATGAAGATTGGGGCTCCCCGAGCAAAGATTCTGCTGTGGGAAATCCTGCTTCTTCTCGTCATAACACAAACGATCAGTTTAACAAATCCACAGATCAGTCACAGCCATCGATCATGTCTACTCTGCCCAACAAGACAACAGCGCCAACAACATGCCCTGCAGTGGACATCGAGTGGCCTCCAAGGCAATCTTCAAGCCTCACTGCTCCAGCAACTGATAATCAGACACAACTAAACACAGGAACATCATTTGCTTCGGGTTTCGATGAGTTAGATCCGTTTGCTAATTGGCCTCCACGTCCCAACAATGGTGCTTCTGTTGCTTCTACTGGTCTCAAGAATGGCGCTGCATCCAATTTTAGCAACAATTTACCAGGCGGCACCCATTTTCAGACAGCTAACAATGACAACTGGGCATTCAGCAGTGCCTCCTTGTCTTCGCTAAAACCACCCCAGCAAGGGAATCAAGGTATCTCTGCAAATAATCAAGATCCACTCAACTCTTTCGGTGTACCAAAACAGAGCCAAGGAATGCCATCTTTCACCAGTGGTTCATACAACAACCAGAAGCCAGCAGACATCAGTTCCATATTCGGTTCAAGCAAAACCGAACCGTCCGCAATGAAACTCGCACCACCACCTTCAATAGCAATGGGAAGAGGAAGGGGTAGAGGTAGAGGTGGTACTGGCACATCTACCTCAAAGCCCAGTGGTTCACAACCATCTCTATTGGATCTATTATGA